In one window of Methanolobus mangrovi DNA:
- the fpoC gene encoding F420H2 dehydrogenase subunit FpoC: MDANSIISSLTGKFPEDIYDADIESDIRIIAKVKPENVVEVCRYLKEDLSFGHLCCEFGADYPDRNEIEVIYVIGSYEHPVVLAMKAILPRDAPEVESVVPVYWNANWYERETYELFGVKYLNHPNLKPLVLPQEMLGEWPLRKDYKGFPNKTAKNLV, translated from the coding sequence ATGGACGCTAATTCTATTATCTCTTCACTTACAGGCAAGTTCCCTGAAGACATCTATGATGCAGATATCGAGTCTGACATAAGGATTATTGCCAAAGTGAAGCCAGAAAACGTAGTGGAAGTATGCCGCTACCTCAAAGAAGACCTGTCTTTCGGACACCTCTGCTGTGAATTCGGAGCAGACTATCCGGACAGGAATGAGATCGAAGTAATATATGTAATAGGTTCCTACGAACACCCGGTCGTCCTTGCTATGAAGGCAATCCTTCCAAGGGACGCTCCAGAGGTTGAATCCGTGGTACCTGTTTACTGGAATGCGAACTGGTACGAAAGAGAAACGTACGAACTGTTTGGTGTGAAGTATCTTAACCACCCTAACCTTAAACCTCTTGTACTTCCACAAGAGATGCTAGGCGAGTGGCCACTGCGTAAGGACTACAAGGGCTTCCCCAACAAGACAGCTAAGAATTTGGTGTGA
- the fpoM gene encoding F(420)H(2) dehydrogenase subunit M, whose translation MMPILSMIVLIPLIFAALALFTKTKEQARAIALAGTVIVLLLTVYMYFNFDSTIADNQFEELSQWVPSLGISYHLGVDGISMPLILLNAIVLPLLVLFTWNDERKSPNKFYAFILATEGAVIGVFTALDFFLFYIFWELTLVPLFFMVSIWGGPNKHHAAIKFFIYTHVASLVMLLGIFGLYFAAWDMTGTPSLDIPYLLGQFQFIESGIAKDMIFLALLFGFIVKIPSFPFHSWQPDAYTEAPTAGSVLFVMLKIGGYGLFKVMLPMLPFTASPNLMITIMAVLGSVSIIYGAFLALSQKDLKRMVAYSSVSHMGYVTLGAAGLVSLSVSGAMFQQFSHGLIMSIMFMACGIINNTTGTRIINDLGGLAQKMPKLAVIMVMTFMASLGLPGLSGFIAEVSVLAGSFVNLPSYVMIAVSAIVITAAYHLWALQRAMFGVYNEKLGTVTDINGYQTLSMGIIAILILYFGLNPSPVLEMMLTNSDQIVSLMAVMGV comes from the coding sequence ATGATGCCGATACTTTCAATGATCGTGCTGATACCTCTGATATTCGCAGCACTCGCATTATTCACAAAAACAAAGGAACAGGCAAGAGCAATAGCCCTTGCAGGTACTGTTATCGTACTGTTGCTTACAGTCTACATGTACTTTAACTTCGACAGCACTATAGCAGACAATCAATTCGAGGAACTTTCACAGTGGGTGCCTTCCCTTGGAATATCCTACCACCTCGGTGTTGACGGGATCTCAATGCCATTGATACTTCTCAATGCAATTGTACTTCCACTTCTCGTTCTCTTTACATGGAACGATGAGAGAAAATCACCGAACAAGTTCTACGCATTCATACTTGCAACAGAGGGTGCAGTAATTGGTGTATTCACCGCACTGGACTTCTTCCTGTTCTACATATTCTGGGAACTTACACTCGTACCGCTCTTCTTTATGGTGAGCATATGGGGAGGACCCAACAAACACCACGCAGCAATTAAGTTCTTCATATACACACACGTGGCGTCCCTTGTGATGCTTCTGGGTATATTCGGACTTTACTTCGCAGCATGGGACATGACAGGAACCCCAAGCCTTGATATACCATATCTTCTGGGACAGTTCCAGTTCATTGAATCCGGAATTGCAAAGGACATGATATTCCTTGCACTGCTCTTCGGTTTCATTGTGAAGATCCCAAGTTTCCCATTCCACTCATGGCAACCAGATGCATATACTGAGGCACCAACTGCCGGCAGCGTGCTCTTTGTCATGCTTAAGATCGGTGGATATGGTCTCTTTAAGGTCATGCTTCCAATGTTGCCATTCACAGCATCACCAAACCTGATGATCACCATCATGGCAGTCCTTGGTTCTGTAAGTATAATTTACGGTGCATTCCTTGCACTCTCACAGAAGGACCTCAAGAGAATGGTTGCATATTCCAGTGTAAGCCACATGGGCTACGTAACACTCGGTGCAGCCGGTCTGGTATCACTCTCCGTTTCCGGAGCAATGTTCCAGCAGTTCTCACACGGACTTATCATGAGCATTATGTTCATGGCATGTGGAATTATCAACAACACAACAGGTACAAGGATCATCAACGACCTTGGCGGTCTTGCACAGAAGATGCCAAAACTGGCAGTCATTATGGTAATGACCTTCATGGCATCCCTTGGACTTCCTGGTCTCAGTGGTTTCATTGCAGAGGTCTCTGTACTTGCAGGAAGCTTCGTGAACCTGCCATCATATGTGATGATCGCAGTATCAGCTATCGTGATAACAGCAGCATATCACCTGTGGGCTCTCCAGAGGGCAATGTTTGGTGTCTATAACGAGAAACTCGGTACAGTAACAGATATCAATGGTTATCAGACACTTTCAATGGGAATCATTGCAATACTCATACTGTACTTCGGACTTAATCCAAGCCCGGTGCTTGAAATGATGTTGACAAACTCAGATCAGATAGTCAGCCTTATGGCTGTAATGGGGGTGTAA
- a CDS encoding Lrp/AsnC family transcriptional regulator, with amino-acid sequence MDEVDLAILERLCKNSRMHSTEIATDLDLATSTVHKRIEKMRETGTIHEFTVKVDTGEVGLNVTTFIGVNIEQNKRINIINRLKSIDDILEIYELLEPYDMLLKVRTFDIHSLKENVLQVLGNMDGIKDSQSILTTKCHKEKSCTILKK; translated from the coding sequence ATGGATGAAGTTGACCTTGCGATACTAGAACGCCTTTGCAAGAATTCGAGGATGCATAGCACAGAAATTGCAACAGATCTTGATCTGGCGACATCTACGGTACATAAAAGAATAGAAAAGATGCGTGAAACAGGTACAATTCACGAGTTTACGGTTAAGGTGGACACTGGGGAGGTTGGCCTGAATGTTACAACCTTCATAGGAGTCAATATTGAGCAGAACAAAAGGATCAATATAATAAATCGTTTGAAAAGCATTGATGATATATTAGAGATCTATGAATTACTTGAGCCATATGATATGCTGCTGAAAGTAAGGACATTTGATATCCATTCGCTGAAGGAGAATGTTTTGCAGGTACTTGGGAATATGGATGGCATAAAGGATTCCCAAAGTATTCTGACGACCAAGTGCCATAAGGAAAAAAGTTGCACGATCCTTAAGAAGTAG
- the fpoA gene encoding F420H2 dehydrogenase subunit FpoA, producing the protein MSGIIDISNIANSYIPVAIILIVALVMPPITMLIIKVLSPRSKASAKYTTYEAGSLPIGNARIQFNVEYYLYAIAFVLFDIEVLFLYPWTAIFKGHDITYIATVEMLVFIFVVLFGYVYLIKKEALKWMK; encoded by the coding sequence ATGTCAGGAATAATCGATATTAGTAACATAGCCAATAGTTACATACCGGTTGCAATAATTCTCATTGTGGCACTAGTGATGCCTCCTATAACAATGCTTATCATTAAAGTGTTGAGTCCGAGGAGTAAAGCATCAGCAAAGTACACGACATATGAAGCTGGTTCCTTACCTATAGGAAATGCCAGAATACAGTTCAATGTCGAATACTATCTTTATGCCATTGCTTTTGTTCTCTTTGATATTGAAGTCCTTTTCCTTTATCCCTGGACTGCAATTTTCAAAGGACATGATATCACTTATATCGCAACCGTTGAAATGTTAGTCTTTATTTTTGTTGTATTGTTTGGCTACGTTTATTTGATCAAGAAGGAGGCTCTTAAATGGATGAAATAG
- a CDS encoding NADH-quinone oxidoreductase subunit J — protein MDPTIGSIIELLIFVILALISIVFAVFVVTAKDVVRAAIALVVTMFIIAAFYIMLNAQFLGVAQVLVYIGAVGVLILFAVMLTKKEFGTDAE, from the coding sequence ATGGACCCCACAATAGGCTCGATAATTGAATTGCTGATATTTGTGATCCTGGCTCTTATATCAATAGTGTTCGCAGTATTCGTAGTAACAGCTAAGGATGTAGTAAGGGCAGCTATTGCACTTGTAGTGACAATGTTTATCATTGCAGCTTTTTACATAATGCTCAATGCACAGTTCCTTGGTGTTGCCCAGGTACTGGTGTACATCGGTGCAGTAGGTGTATTGATACTGTTCGCTGTAATGCTTACTAAGAAGGAGTTTGGTACAGATGCTGAATAA
- the fpoD gene encoding F420H2 dehydrogenase subunit FpoD, translated as MDETVGPSEMIVHLGPQHPMMPGPFRLNAKLRGETVVDSEVEMGWIHKGIEKILESKTYLQGITIVDRICYLAAMTNEEAYVGCVEKLAGIEVPERAQYIRVIMEELSRLQSHLLGMGEYASFVGFVSMFMYTIRDREDVMSLIDSVTGARVTHSFLRYGGVKDDLPEGFKDDVKYVFGNLRKAIDNYEELYRTDAIYKARTKGIGVLTADVAKDLGVSGPPLRATGVAFDIRKDEPYLVYKDLDFKVCTQTDGDVYARIQVRLDEMRESMYIIEQCLDQIPSGPIFPEDTPYGKRSPVMRVPAGEVFHRVEDPRGEMGFYMVSDGSDKPYRVKIRGPVYPTLQTLPPLIKGVTVADIVAIAGSMDTCTSEVDR; from the coding sequence ATGGATGAAACAGTTGGACCTTCTGAAATGATAGTACACCTTGGCCCGCAACACCCCATGATGCCAGGACCATTCAGGCTGAATGCGAAATTGAGGGGTGAGACCGTTGTGGACTCCGAGGTAGAGATGGGCTGGATCCACAAAGGAATTGAAAAGATCCTTGAAAGCAAGACATATCTTCAGGGTATTACCATTGTGGACAGGATATGCTACCTTGCAGCAATGACCAATGAAGAAGCATATGTTGGTTGTGTTGAGAAACTTGCAGGTATCGAGGTGCCTGAAAGAGCACAGTATATCCGTGTAATTATGGAAGAACTTTCAAGATTGCAGAGCCACCTGCTTGGTATGGGTGAATATGCATCCTTTGTTGGTTTTGTAAGTATGTTCATGTATACCATCAGGGACAGGGAAGATGTCATGTCTCTTATTGACTCTGTCACAGGAGCACGTGTCACACACAGTTTCCTGCGTTATGGCGGTGTAAAGGACGACCTGCCTGAAGGATTCAAGGACGATGTAAAATATGTCTTTGGAAACCTGAGAAAGGCTATTGATAATTATGAAGAGCTGTACAGGACCGATGCGATCTACAAGGCAAGAACTAAGGGTATAGGTGTTCTTACCGCAGATGTTGCAAAGGATCTCGGTGTATCAGGACCACCACTTAGGGCAACAGGTGTTGCTTTTGATATCCGTAAGGATGAACCTTACCTTGTCTATAAGGACCTTGATTTCAAGGTATGTACACAGACAGATGGTGACGTCTACGCAAGAATCCAGGTACGTCTGGATGAGATGCGTGAAAGTATGTACATCATAGAACAGTGTCTTGACCAGATCCCTTCAGGACCTATCTTCCCGGAGGATACTCCGTATGGAAAGAGGTCACCTGTAATGAGAGTTCCAGCCGGAGAGGTTTTCCACCGTGTTGAGGACCCAAGAGGAGAAATGGGATTCTATATGGTATCCGATGGATCGGACAAACCATATCGTGTAAAGATAAGAGGACCTGTGTACCCTACCCTTCAGACACTACCACCATTGATAAAAGGCGTGACAGTTGCTGATATAGTAGCAATTGCCGGTAGTATGGACACATGTACCAGTGAGGTTGACAGGTGA
- the fpoI gene encoding F420H2 dehydrogenase subunit FpoI translates to MVIKNIITAVKNIYFGPPVTRMCPEVPTKLSDRFRGLQKLDKTKCIGCGICANTCPNNAIKIVRARINPDSDKQRWFPAIDIGHCLFCGLCIDQCPKDALESTKVYLTGVIRWNHEDLLFTPDMLAREVDINAEAEAGEEVSRWTPQ, encoded by the coding sequence ATGGTTATTAAAAATATTATAACAGCAGTAAAGAATATTTATTTCGGCCCTCCTGTTACAAGAATGTGTCCGGAAGTACCAACAAAACTTTCAGACAGGTTCAGGGGTTTACAAAAACTGGATAAGACCAAATGTATAGGTTGTGGAATATGTGCCAACACATGTCCAAATAATGCTATTAAGATAGTCAGGGCACGTATCAACCCGGACAGCGACAAGCAGAGATGGTTCCCTGCAATAGATATCGGTCACTGTCTGTTCTGTGGTCTTTGTATTGACCAGTGTCCAAAGGACGCACTTGAAAGCACAAAGGTATACCTAACAGGTGTGATCCGCTGGAACCATGAGGATCTTCTCTTCACACCAGACATGCTGGCAAGGGAAGTTGACATAAATGCTGAGGCAGAAGCCGGTGAGGAGGTGAGCAGATGGACCCCACAATAG
- the fpoK gene encoding F420H2 dehydrogenase subunit FpoK, with protein sequence MIPVALYLAVAAVIFSIGLYGLMTQRSGIRILMCVELMLNAANLNLVAFSSYHDDLTGQVFALFSIALAACEAAIGFAILMALYRMKDTISLDHINILRW encoded by the coding sequence ATGATACCAGTCGCACTTTATCTTGCTGTTGCAGCAGTCATATTCTCCATAGGTCTCTATGGACTGATGACACAGCGCAGTGGTATTCGTATTCTCATGTGCGTGGAACTCATGCTCAATGCTGCTAACCTTAATCTTGTGGCATTCTCAAGCTACCATGATGATCTTACAGGACAGGTATTTGCACTGTTCTCTATCGCACTGGCAGCCTGTGAGGCAGCGATCGGCTTTGCTATACTGATGGCCCTTTACAGAATGAAGGATACGATCAGTCTTGACCATATTAACATACTGAGGTGGTAA
- a CDS encoding DUF22 domain-containing protein, translated as MKKEVIQVVSRENGELASKQVKAAPYEFTIATRAKWEMVISNEDTEIRAGEFKKVNVKEIHLDPDMVALPCTFTHHAVVSLVKVGAKGGAKPVDSERVINSAYVLGQESGRVREGDLLAVLNIFPIMFTREAMTPKSLR; from the coding sequence ATGAAGAAAGAAGTAATCCAAGTTGTCTCCAGGGAAAATGGGGAATTGGCATCTAAGCAAGTAAAGGCTGCACCATATGAATTTACCATTGCCACCCGTGCAAAATGGGAAATGGTGATTTCTAATGAGGATACTGAGATACGTGCAGGTGAATTCAAAAAAGTCAATGTAAAAGAAATACACCTGGATCCTGATATGGTTGCTCTTCCATGTACTTTCACTCACCATGCAGTTGTTTCACTGGTCAAGGTAGGCGCAAAGGGAGGTGCCAAACCGGTTGACAGTGAGCGTGTAATAAACTCTGCATATGTATTGGGTCAGGAATCTGGTAGAGTCAGGGAAGGTGATTTGCTGGCAGTACTTAATATCTTCCCAATAATGTTCACTCGTGAGGCTATGACTCCAAAATCCCTTAGATAA
- the fpoL gene encoding F420H2 dehydrogenase subunit FpoL has protein sequence MAVEDLAFLIPLLPALAFVLTFFFGKKLPTGGAIIPIVAIATSFVISLLVTLNLLANPEEVVSQSYSWFAMLNIGILVDPLAAVMLTMVTFVSLLIHIYSTGYMSHDKAPSRYFAETALFTASMLGLILSDNILQLFICWELVGVCSYLLIGFWFEKPSAATAAKKAFLTTRIGDVMFLTGIIVLFADLYKIFNGAIPDGVFILRFDEIFAHIPEIAAINSTIFGMEVSHITLITLLFFGGAVGKSGQFPLHVWLPDAMEGPTTVSALIHAATMVTAGVYLVARTFPMFIAAPDSLMVVAYVGAFTALFAGTMGIVMNDLKRVLAYSTVSQLGYMMLGLGVGAAVGAEAVGISIFHLINHAFFKALLFLCAGSVIHAVGTHDMRQLGGVAKVMPITAATMIIASLALTGMGIPGTSIGTSGFFSKDAIIESAYLFGESTGTWLPYFFSIAAALLTSLYIFRLVFMTFYGKPRTDYGGHESPASMTIPLSILALFALIFGGLTAERFNTFVSETFVNNFVHMDIHELATLGGYHLAEHAGHEPLLVLWMPLIVALAGLVIAYLVYGLKIVNMDSLVSRNNPIYKLLYNRYYQNSLFTNFISVKVIYEGFAFAGRAVDRGFDWMTKWFSDVTLDAGESLRQFQTGAVQNYATAVITGVSLLVILVKVVMEVL, from the coding sequence ATGGCAGTAGAAGATTTAGCATTCTTAATACCACTCCTGCCTGCACTTGCCTTTGTGCTTACCTTCTTCTTTGGGAAGAAGTTGCCAACCGGCGGTGCAATAATTCCAATAGTAGCTATTGCAACATCATTCGTGATATCACTATTAGTTACATTGAACCTGCTTGCAAATCCTGAAGAAGTTGTGAGCCAGTCATACAGCTGGTTTGCCATGCTCAACATAGGTATCCTTGTTGACCCACTGGCAGCAGTCATGCTTACAATGGTAACATTCGTAAGTCTGCTAATCCACATCTATTCAACAGGTTATATGTCACATGACAAAGCACCTTCCAGGTACTTTGCTGAGACCGCTTTGTTCACAGCTTCAATGCTTGGTCTGATCCTTTCAGACAACATCCTCCAGCTCTTTATTTGCTGGGAACTTGTGGGTGTCTGTTCATATCTTCTCATTGGATTCTGGTTTGAGAAGCCATCCGCTGCAACAGCAGCAAAGAAGGCTTTCCTGACAACCAGGATCGGTGACGTTATGTTCCTTACAGGTATAATTGTCCTGTTCGCAGACCTCTACAAGATTTTCAATGGTGCCATCCCTGATGGTGTCTTTATACTCAGGTTCGATGAGATATTTGCTCACATCCCTGAAATTGCAGCGATCAACTCCACTATCTTTGGAATGGAGGTCAGCCACATCACATTGATAACACTCCTGTTCTTCGGTGGTGCTGTTGGTAAGTCAGGTCAGTTCCCACTCCATGTGTGGCTTCCTGATGCAATGGAAGGTCCAACAACCGTTTCAGCTCTCATACACGCAGCAACAATGGTTACAGCTGGTGTCTATCTGGTAGCAAGGACATTCCCAATGTTCATCGCAGCTCCGGACTCACTCATGGTTGTAGCATACGTAGGTGCATTCACTGCATTGTTCGCAGGAACAATGGGTATCGTGATGAACGACCTTAAGCGTGTACTTGCATACTCCACCGTAAGTCAGCTCGGTTACATGATGCTCGGTCTCGGTGTAGGTGCAGCAGTAGGTGCTGAAGCAGTCGGTATATCTATCTTCCACCTGATCAACCACGCATTCTTCAAGGCTCTTCTTTTCCTGTGTGCAGGTAGCGTAATTCACGCAGTAGGTACACATGACATGAGACAGCTTGGAGGCGTTGCAAAGGTAATGCCAATAACTGCAGCAACAATGATCATCGCATCACTGGCGCTCACAGGTATGGGTATCCCTGGTACATCTATCGGTACAAGTGGTTTCTTCAGTAAGGATGCTATCATCGAGAGCGCATACCTCTTTGGAGAATCTACCGGTACATGGCTGCCATACTTCTTCTCAATTGCAGCAGCTCTGCTTACTTCACTGTACATATTCAGGCTTGTCTTTATGACCTTTTATGGAAAACCACGTACAGATTATGGAGGACACGAGTCCCCTGCATCAATGACGATCCCACTGTCAATACTTGCACTGTTTGCACTGATCTTTGGTGGTCTTACCGCAGAGAGGTTCAACACATTTGTAAGTGAGACATTCGTGAACAATTTCGTACACATGGACATCCATGAACTCGCAACACTTGGTGGTTATCACCTTGCAGAACATGCAGGACATGAACCATTGCTTGTACTCTGGATGCCACTGATCGTAGCACTTGCCGGTCTGGTAATTGCCTATCTGGTATACGGACTTAAGATCGTCAACATGGACAGCCTTGTTTCAAGGAACAACCCAATTTACAAACTCCTGTACAACAGGTACTACCAGAACTCTCTGTTCACCAATTTCATCTCTGTCAAGGTCATCTACGAAGGATTCGCCTTTGCAGGACGTGCAGTTGACAGAGGATTTGACTGGATGACCAAATGGTTCAGCGATGTGACACTGGATGCTGGTGAATCCCTGCGCCAGTTCCAGACAGGAGCAGTACAGAATTATGCCACAGCAGTAATAACCGGAGTAAGTCTTCTGGTGATTCTTGTTAAAGTGGTAATGGAGGTACTCTAA
- the fpoJ gene encoding F420H2 dehydrogenase subunit FpoJ produces the protein MLNKEISFTAMDIATSVYDYFKPRILGMIIAALFMTIMIVTIFFTSWPAIEQLPQNIEDQSNIEAIGVMIFTDFVVPFEIMSIVLLSSLMGAIYMAKGDDGK, from the coding sequence ATGCTGAATAAAGAAATATCATTCACAGCAATGGATATTGCTACATCTGTGTATGACTACTTCAAACCACGTATACTTGGAATGATAATTGCTGCACTGTTCATGACAATAATGATAGTGACAATTTTCTTCACAAGCTGGCCTGCAATAGAACAACTCCCTCAGAACATTGAGGATCAGAGTAACATTGAGGCTATCGGAGTTATGATCTTCACTGATTTCGTGGTTCCGTTCGAAATAATGTCCATCGTGTTGTTATCCTCATTGATGGGTGCTATCTACATGGCAAAAGGAGATGATGGCAAATGA
- the fpoB gene encoding F(420)H(2) dehydrogenase subunit B, which produces MDEIEQTNVEQNDVLDVGYTDVPGTMLTDSNAICDFIKKTKIQDVLNWGRKNSLWFMVNAMGCCGVELLATGMAHYDTDRFGIIPRNSPRHADVLIISGYVTKKYLPALKRIWDQMPAPKWVICFGDCAISGGPFYESYSTHQNVDEVFPVDVFVPGCPPRCEALIQGFVELQKKIEAKKDKGTDY; this is translated from the coding sequence ATGGATGAAATAGAGCAGACGAATGTCGAACAAAATGATGTCTTAGACGTTGGATATACTGACGTTCCAGGCACGATGCTTACCGACTCAAATGCAATCTGTGATTTCATTAAGAAAACAAAGATCCAGGATGTTCTCAACTGGGGTCGTAAGAACTCTTTATGGTTCATGGTAAATGCAATGGGTTGTTGTGGAGTAGAGCTGCTTGCTACAGGTATGGCTCACTACGATACTGACCGTTTCGGTATTATCCCACGTAACTCCCCAAGACATGCTGATGTATTGATCATCAGTGGTTATGTAACAAAGAAGTACCTTCCTGCTTTGAAGAGGATCTGGGACCAGATGCCTGCACCAAAGTGGGTTATATGCTTTGGAGACTGTGCGATAAGCGGCGGTCCTTTCTATGAATCATACAGCACTCATCAGAACGTTGATGAGGTATTCCCTGTAGATGTTTTCGTTCCGGGATGTCCTCCAAGATGTGAAGCTCTGATCCAGGGATTTGTTGAGCTCCAGAAAAAGATCGAAGCAAAGAAGGACAAAGGTACTGATTATTGA
- the fpoH gene encoding F420H2 dehydrogenase subunit FpoH produces MMDIEAIIYNPLLRGILGLCIMGAVFGGACVAVWFERKLSADVQQRYGPMRVGPHGLLQLVADAIKLFTKEDIIPKNADRILFVSAPILLMGSVFLMLVAMPFGAIIIDGESYVIAATEMDISVLYIEAMSAISIIGIFMVAYSANNKYSVLGAFRNFARMIGYEVPLGICIVSVAIMAGSLNIVDIAEAQSPLWFIIMQPLGAIVFFIALMADMGRLPFDQNESEEELIAGWMTEYTSMRFGYCFFAEYIHLILGSMLVVLLFLGGWNLPAFLTDITILGIILPTVFFLLKVALVILFIIMIRWAVPRFRIDQVVDLSWKKLLPLSLLNLGWVIGLGLLGVY; encoded by the coding sequence ATGATGGATATAGAAGCAATAATCTATAATCCTCTTCTAAGAGGTATCCTGGGATTATGTATCATGGGTGCCGTTTTTGGTGGAGCCTGTGTCGCTGTCTGGTTCGAGCGTAAACTCTCTGCTGATGTACAGCAGAGGTATGGTCCTATGAGAGTAGGTCCTCACGGATTACTTCAGCTCGTTGCTGATGCTATCAAGTTGTTCACGAAAGAAGATATCATACCTAAGAATGCTGACAGGATACTATTCGTTTCAGCACCAATTCTTCTTATGGGATCTGTTTTCCTGATGCTTGTGGCAATGCCTTTTGGTGCTATCATTATAGATGGCGAGAGCTATGTGATCGCAGCAACTGAGATGGATATAAGTGTCCTTTACATTGAGGCCATGTCCGCAATTTCCATTATCGGTATTTTCATGGTTGCATACAGTGCAAATAACAAGTATTCTGTTCTTGGAGCTTTCAGGAACTTTGCACGTATGATCGGATACGAAGTTCCTCTTGGTATCTGTATTGTAAGTGTTGCCATCATGGCAGGTTCACTTAATATAGTGGATATCGCTGAGGCTCAGAGCCCTCTGTGGTTCATAATAATGCAGCCTCTGGGAGCTATTGTATTCTTCATTGCTCTTATGGCTGATATGGGTCGTCTTCCTTTTGACCAGAACGAGTCCGAGGAAGAGCTCATCGCAGGTTGGATGACCGAGTACACAAGTATGAGATTCGGTTACTGTTTCTTTGCAGAATATATTCACCTGATCCTTGGTTCAATGCTTGTAGTACTATTGTTCCTTGGTGGATGGAATCTACCTGCATTCCTGACCGATATAACTATCCTTGGTATAATCCTTCCAACAGTGTTCTTCCTGTTGAAGGTAGCTCTGGTGATACTCTTTATCATTATGATCAGATGGGCTGTTCCAAGGTTCAGGATCGATCAGGTAGTAGACCTGAGCTGGAAAAAACTTCTACCATTGTCCCTTCTTAACCTCGGATGGGTTATCGGACTTGGTCTGCTGGGGGTATACTAA
- a CDS encoding 4Fe-4S binding protein, with translation MKVNENCVGCGQCTAFCKFDAIEVRGKAIMTTACVDCRACIPYCPVKAIEA, from the coding sequence ATGAAAGTAAACGAAAACTGTGTAGGATGCGGCCAATGCACTGCCTTTTGTAAATTTGATGCTATTGAAGTTAGAGGAAAGGCAATTATGACCACTGCCTGTGTAGACTGCAGAGCATGTATCCCATACTGTCCGGTTAAAGCAATAGAGGCATAG